tagctcctcccaccagcctcctctgatctATGCTATGTGCATGGGTCACTTCATACTATTACAGCGTGATAGCACCAGGCCCAAAACCGCAGAGAGATTTAGCCTCGCACTTCAATGCACTTAGTTCTTGTGGAAATTGACCTGCTATGTTGTTTACTTTGTGCATGTACGTCATATCGTTGAGTCTACCTTTAACGTAAATCCACATCACTCCCAGAGTAATGTCAATTCAGTTAAGTTGGGTTAACAGGGTTACCACTTGAACAGAGAACCGCCCATCCTGTCATTAACTGATTTGGACCAGTCCATAAGCTAAGAGCCATCATTGGCTTGTAGTGGTGTTGATATTCCCTTGTCCTGTACAGTATTGGTTCCCAATTAAGGGTACAAGTctaggacccctgggggtacttgagaagactcatgagactataggcctactggtaaaatgtaCATTATGGTATACTTCAAGGGTACTCCAGGCAAAGCAACATTtagttggtggtacagtattgTTCCCACATTTTGACAGAAGAGGCCTGTTATTATTGCAATAAAATAACTTTATTATCATAACACATTTCCAATATAATTTATTTTGAGGAATATTTCTTTAAGAATCCACACCAATAAACCGCCTCCAAATCGTTGCATATCGAGGAGCCATTACCTGATTGGTCAAGGCCACGTGTAGTAGGCACTTTAAGGACATAAACTAGGATGTGCAGCGTTTTTATGGCGTCGACAAAGGTAGGCGAGGCTGTGTTGGCCCTTCTATCATTGAGCATTTACGAGATATACAATAACACGTTAGCCTTTGCTGTATTATTCTCATCAACAAAAACGAGACTACTCGTTAACGACTAAGGTGAAACTCCATATGATTATTCATTTTCGTGTTCGTGTGTTGCACCAAAGATACTGGATATACGAGATGCTTGTCTCTGCCCTAACAATGGGGATTCGTTGTCTACAGAGCATAACGGCGGGCTCCCCCCTATTCCTTTCTTTAGATAGGTGGTACGTCTCGTTTTGAATATTCTATGAGGGGTGTTGACGTCCGCCGCCTGTAAAACAGTCTCGAATTTCAACATTCAACGAATTTCTTAAATCTGCCTGGATGTCAGTGCGTCACACTTATATCAGTATACTCGTAACAACCTAAGCATTACCGAACTTCTATTATATCAAATAAGCCACACGTATAAAAATATAATTTCCCCGAccccatacaaaaactcctcacATAAATAATGATCTGCTTAacgtggacagattttgggcagaGACACGctctcgctttgcctcttcctATCTGGTTGCACTTGCATTCAGTAGCATCTATGGATCACACGATTACATAGAATAGACGTAAACGGAAGAATCAAGGACAGGACGGTTCCAGGGGCTATTTATCACTCTGATGCTGTTGCAAAAGgaacgaaacggggagggacttatctgaatttgtccaatagaaactcgtgGTTGGACATGATTACACCCCTGATGTTCTGAGATTCTCTCTGGTGTTTACAAAACCACTTCTGTTGTGAGATTATTATATCATGAGGATGCTGCTAGATTCGCATATCAGGACCTGTTTAAAGGCGTTACGTGGTCAATCTGATGTTTGCTTTGGCCGTTCAGCATTTACGACGATaagcctctgcagaagtcagggcatgtATACTTATTGCGCTTTGTGGAGCAGCGCAGATCTGTTGTCAAGgaatgagtttgtgtttatacaggacctcccatCCCCACCTACCGTCACCCAACCATGTCAATGCGAATGAGCTATATGGAGCcctccacattgttacaacatttgggaGGCGCACGGCGGTGCTGTatggagctcaatttggcctctgcatgccaCCAGAGGCTCCGGGATTGCTTTACACCATCCATATAGAGTATCTgaccacattttcggatcaagcatTAATCGGCTTTTAGACAAACGCTATTTTTAACGGTAGCGCAAAGGATGGCTCTATATGGGAAATTAATTGCCGCAGTATTGCCGTTATAATGACTACATTATGCATGGAATGCCAAGGCATAATTGTATAAAAGTGTGTATTCTAATTTAAAATGTATGTTGTTCTGTACCTATCTATTAATGTTATGtaggagtagctgctgctttagcaATAGCTAAAGGGGATCCTAATACAATACTAATACTAGCAGCTCAAGACATTAGCTAGTTAGACTGCTGCACCATTTGAGATCCCTAaactaaggtactgcatctcagagctagaggcgttactacagaccctggttcgatatATTAGTATGATCCCTGCCTGATATTGCTGTCTAAGGGATGATGCTCAATAAAACCTGGTCTTTTCCCCACAGAATTCAAATGAAGAAGCACTCCAGCAAGATGAAGAGCAAACCTGGGTAAAAGCAACACAACAAAACTAAGATGTCTAAACACCATCAAGACCCCATCAAAACAGAGTGTGGAACACAGTCAGATGATGTTGACTGCAATAGAGAAGAACTAGACTTTAGCCAATCACCCTACATTACTAAAGGGGTATGTATCAGCTCCATCCAAATCAAAGAGGAACCAACAGACTTTGAGCAGCAGGGAATGGGAGAGGAACCAAACCGTTCAGTTCCTTCCTTCCAGAAGAAGCACATCAAACATCAAAATACATCCAATCCAATGACCGGGTGTAGCAAGATATCAAGGAGTCCTATGGTGATGCTAACAAGATTGTCTAATGTAAGAAGAGTTAGTGGTCTTTCCCAACATGTGACAGTAACTAGACAATAGTATTTAGACTTTTGCTTCATGCATACTGTGGTTTCTTCGTCTTTCTAATCCATAAGGTGGTGGTTAAGACTCTTCTGCGAGACACTAAAGTgtgtttggtgaaggaggaaaaCACAGACGAGACAGATGGAGGTAGGGCATAGTTCATACATCCAGTCCATCCTCCACACTGCATTTGAAATGGATGATGGGATTACTTGAACATCATTTGAACATTAATTTACCAAACTTTGAAATTAATATTGAGCAGAGATATTTACTCAAGCATTTTATTGTTGAATGAGGAAATGTAGGAAATCACAAATATGttctgtttcctctctcctcccatcgcTCTCTTCTCACTCTTTCTACCATCCTTCCActgctctgtccctccctcttcctcagtCTCTACTTCTCAGTTCTTTCCTTGTCCACACTGCACCATTTCCTTCACTGACTGTTACTTCCTGGAGAATCACATCAAGACCAAACACCCGAAGCAGTACCTGGCCATGCTGAAAAGCCACGTCTCAAAGAGTAAAACCGTGTATGCCCCCACACACAGCTGTCCCCACTGTATCTGCATGTTCCATACCCCACGACAGCTACACGTCCACACCCGTCAGGCCCACCCCTCTGCCCCGCTAAGGAAACTCCACCCCTGCCCTTATTGTGCCCGGAGCTTCCAGTACATAGCCAGACTGCATACTCACTGCAAGGTTTGGCACAAAATGGCTGTCGCTTTCATCGATGGATACCTCAGTTGCGCTGACTGTGGAAAAAGCTTCAAGAATTCCTGGGGACTGGGGCCTCACCAGTGTCACAAACCTGAGGACACTAAGCCCGAGGATGGCCCTGTCTATATGAACATTGGCATGCCATGCTCAGAGTGTGGCAAAAACTGCTCTAGTCCTCGGAATCTGCGcatacacatgcgcacacacaccggCGAGAAGCCTTATGTCTGCAAGGAGTGTGGCAAGAGCTTCTCAGAAGACAGCAGTTACCGCAAACACATGATGATACACTCGGGGGTCAAGCCATTCAAATGCCAGGATTGCGGAAAGGATTTTGCCCGGATGGGGCGACTCCGAGTTCACATGACTATTCACTCTGGCGAGAAGTCTTTCTCCTGCTCCAAATGTGACAAGCGGTTTGCATACAAGGACTGTCTGAATCTTCACCTGCGCACACACTCAGGGGAGAGACCTTTCAAATGTACTGTGTGTGGTAAAGACTTTGCTTACAGAAATTATCTGAAGTTGCATCTGAAGATCCACAACAATGAAAGGAACTACCATTGTGGGGTTTGTGGGCTGAAGTTCATAAACAGTGCTGCGTTGAAAACCCACCAGCGCACACACACTGGGGAGAGGCCTTTCCATTGCACAGTGTGTGACAAGACATTTTTTCGACATGAACACCTGAAGAACCACCAGCGCACTCACACAGGTGAGAAACCATACACCTGTACCGAGTGCGGTAAAAGCTTCACTCAGTCTGGAGATCTGGCTAAACACAAGCGCATCCACACTGGGGAGAGGCCATTTGAATGTTCTGAATGCCACAGACGGTTTATCTGTTCTGCTGATCTGACCAGACACATGAGGATCCACAATAACTCACGGCCATATCCCTGCCAAGAGTGTGACAAGAGATTCCGCTTGGCCAACCACCTTAAAATTCACATGAGGACCCACACTGGGGAGAGACCATACTCCTGCCCCCGCTGCCATCGCACCTTTTCTCGCACCCACCACCTCACCGGTCACCTGCCTAGATGTCGCTGAATGATGAAATTGGACTATATAAATCAACTTTTTTACTCTTATTGTAGTTATTTAATAAGGGAACAGTGGGGTACAGAAGATGATTTTGTGCCCGACTCTGACCTGGTAATGCTAATAAATGTTAATGACAATAAAGGCCCCTATATTCTGTTGTGTAGTTTCTGGTGTTTTTGTGTATGCcaacttgattgagttggaggcgtgcgtagcCAATAAGAGAGTCATACAACATACATTTCAGTCTCCCAGTATTCATTGGACTGCACTGGCTGGTTTTGATATTGCAGCATGTCTGACTCTGCATATTACAATATGCAAGCTATTGAAGAGGAATGATTCAAGCTCTTAAAGTCTGCATGGCCAATCCGCCATCTGCAGTGGCAGTATAGCATTTACTAAGTTGCAGCCACCGCAGTAGTCAGAGGAAACAAACCTTTTAAGTAAGtaggtttgtgtttatacaggaccttctgcccccacctaccgtcaaccaatcatgtcaatgctgAGCTGTAAAGAGCCCTCCACATTGTTACAAAATGTGAGAGGAGCACAGCGATGTGGTACAGAGCttgatttggcctctgcatgcctccgGAGGCTCACACCCGCCATACAAAGCCTCCGACCACATATgcagatcaagcataaattggttTTTAGGCTACACTATCATTTTGATAGTCAAATGAGGACATAGGGGAATTCTCAATTGGTTAGCTAACTCTTCCatcctctccttgcctccttttgaaaaaggtcaaaggtgatcaaggaaatttgcatcctgtagctctaactccaaaaagttttgggacactaaagccCACAGAATAAGagcccctcctcccagctgcccattgcacagaggctaggaaacactgtcaccaccgataaatccacgataatcgagaatttcaataggcatttctctacggctggccacactttcctcctggctaacccaaccccagccaacagctccacacccccCCAGCTACTTTCCTAAGCcttcccagcttctccttcacccaaatccagatagcagatgttctgaaagagctgcaaatcctggacccgtacaaatcagctgggctagacaatctggaccctctctttctaaaattatccaccgccattgttgcaacccctattaccagtcagttcaacctctctttcgtatctccctagatccctaaagattggaaagctgctgcagtcatccccctcttcaaagggggtgacactctagacccaaactgttatagacctatatccatcctgccttgcctttcagccgtcttcatcgacctggccaaggctttcagcTCTGGccatcaccgtattcttatcggcagtcTCAACAGccctggtttctcaaatgactgcctcgcctggttcaccaactacttctcagacagagttcagcgtgtcaaattggagggcctgttgtccggacctctggcagtctctatggggtaccacagggttcaattctcgggccgactccaCGATGTCggtcttgctgcgggtgattccctgatccacctctatgcagatgacaccattctggatgtatctggcccttctttggacactgtgttaattaacctccaaacgagctgcAATGCCATagaacactccttccatggcctccaactgctcataaatgctagtaaaaccaaatgcatgctttgcAACCGTTCGCTGTCCatacctgcccgcccgactagcatcactactctggacggttctgacttagaatatgtggacaactacaaatacctaggtgtctggctagaatgtaaactctccttcgactcacattaaacatctccaatctaaaattaaatctagaatcagcttcctatttcgcaacaaagcctccttcactcaccccgccaaacataccctcgtaaaactgagtttttgtatggaggtcaatgagagtgtaGAAATTGGTCAACATAAAAatgaatggcttatttgctatgtgatatttatttgatcgaatagaagtcGTGTAATGCTGAAATGTTTAAaagtactgatataagtaggacaccTGACATTCTGGTAAAAAGatggctatgcatattcttgTTATGAGGCTTGTAGCGTAGCATCTCTCAGTTAAATACGGGTGGTTGATGTAAACAACCCTCGTCGAATATTCAAAAAGGATTACAATTATGAGACGCATTCACCATTCAAAAGAAAGTATAGGCGGGAGCTAGACAGCCCGCTGTGCTGATTTGTGGACATCGACTCCCATTGTTCGGGCGAAGAGATatgtatcttgtcagtatatctATAATCTTTGGGTATAATACTAACTGGAGACTGTGTCCAAGATTTCCGCCTGATGTTTTCAAGGTCATCTACTCACATTCGCATACGCTGATTCATGGACCGTCTATATCTGGTTTATATGGACCAACATCACATAGCGCACTAGCATTCAGTGTGCACAGGGAGCAGTGACGACATCACACGTCATCCCTAAACATGGCAGACATTGGATGAATATAAAATGTTAAAATTTCGGCTGTGAGTGATAAAAAAATAATCGGCCTCAACAACAATTATTTGAATaattaaatgtatgttttgtgCACAAAGGCTATGACTAAAGTGTCTTATTGGGAATTTTCAAATCTGACTTCTCGATGTGGTCATGTTTCGAAATGTTATTTCTGGGCCGAGCGTCAGTTAAACTGTAGTACCGAAGCTAATCTCTAGGAGCAGTCGAAACGGTGCATCTCCGTGGCCCCTTGATTCTGCCCCATTCAGAAATGGGTAGTTCTACTTgtgatccttgggacgtccctgcCCTAACGCTAACtgtaaccttaacccctacccttcccctaccttaaccataacccttacctaaccctttCCTTAAttaaccattttacatttcaacttcaatggggtaaaGTCAGAGTTGGGATGTCCCAATGAACGCGGATAGCATGGATTTTTAGCAATATCGaagatttttataactaacccaagatagaccacagcctgtcatttccaatgggaacaaataagtcatagtgggcagaacaagcaaggacgTGGGCATAGCCAAGCACAagctagtgagatcctattggccGTTCTAGCAAGTATTTGCATTTTTCCGTTAGGGACCACCTACTCTGTGCGGGTGTGCATACAAacatatatttaacagatgttattgtgggtgtagcgaaatacttgtgttcctagctccaacagtgcagtaacatctaacaattcacaacaatacacaaatctaaaagtaaaagaatggaattaaaaaatatattaatatttaacacaagcaatgtcggagtggcaaaaatacaaaatatagtagaatagaatacagtatgtacatgagtAAACAGATGAGAtgagtaaacattattaaagtgactagtaagcatttcactgtaaggtctacaggtCTACCTACACATGTTATATTCGGCGCATGCGACTAATAGAATTTGATTTAAATTAgtgttctattattaaagtggtgcagggttgagtagccgggtggtagctggctagttatggctttttaacagtctgatggccttgagatagaagctgtttttcagcctctgTGCCCTAGCTTTGGTACACCTGTACTAACttctccttctggatgatagcggggtgaacaggccgtggctcaggtggttgatgtcatttgatctttttggccttcctgtgacatcgggtgttgtaggtgtcctggagggcaggcaaaTGGGCAaacagcaccaccctctggataGCCCTGCGGATTTGGGCGGTGCAGGTGCcgcaccaggcggtgatacagcctgacaggatgctctcaattgtacatctgtaaaagtttctaagggtcttaggggccaagccaaatttctttagcctcctgagtttgaagaggcactgttgcaccttcttcatcacactgtctgcattggtggaccatttcagattgtcagtgatgtctacaccgaggaacttgaagttttCCACCTCCACTGCAGtccagtcgatgtggataggggtgtgctcctgtaacggatgtgaaacggctagcttagttagcggttgtgcgcgctaaatagcgtttcaatcggtgacgtcacttgctctgagaccttgaagtagtggttccccttgctctgcaagggccgtggcttttgtggagcgatgggtaacgatgcttcgtgggtgactgttgttaatgtgtgcagagggttcctggttcgctcccgggtatgggcgaggggacggtctaaatttatactgttcactccctctgctgtttcctgaagtacacAATCAGTTTTTTcattttgttgactttgagggagaggttattttcctggaacCACTCCACcaggaccctcacctcctccctgtaggctgtctcgtcattgttggtaatcaggcctactacgtTTGTGTCgtatgcaaacttgatgattgagttggaggcgtgcgtagccatgcagtcataggtgaacagggagtacaggagggggctgagcacgcacccttgtgggacccctgTGTTGgtgatcagcaaagtggaggtgttgtttcctacattcaccacctggcctgtcaggaagttccACAACCCATTTGCACAGGGcggtgttcagacccagggccccaagcgttaatgatgagcttggacgGTACTattgtgttgaaggctgagctatagacaatgaacagcattctgccGTAGGTATTCATCTTGTCCAAATGGGATAGGGCAGTATTCAGTGCGATGGCAAGTGCATCCTCTGTGGCTCTATTGgagcagtaagcaaattgaagtcggtctaggatgtcaggtaaggtagaggtgatatgatccttaactagcctctcaaagcacttcatgatgacagaagtgagttctacgggtgatagtcatttagttcagttacctttgctttcttgggtgcaggaacaatggtgaacatgttgaagcaagtggggacagcaggctgcgatagggagagattgaacatgtcTGTAGACACTCCAGCAACCCAATTCGCCCTtccactccttctaaacaacttcttcttttttttttttactttggtaAAGGGTAAAATCAACTAAaattagtccactctgttcgtaacagattctagttttgggaacagaaaactgtattgagatcaaacgTTTCGTCAATGAGAACATTAGCATAATGTTCCAAAATCCATCTCACTACATCTTCAAATTCGCCATTGGGAGGTGGATGACGTCAGCGCTATCACCATCTAGTGATTTTAACGCTGTCTATGCTTCAATGAGATGTGGCAGGCTTTCTCCCTGGGTAAAGCGGTGGTTTGAAaatatgttgttgtctttgataCTCGTGCCCCTCTTCACAACAAACCCCCTCACTTATGGGAGTCTCGGACTAAAGTATGTAGCGAACGACAGAGCAGCGGAAGAATTTAGTGCAAGTTATCAGGCTCATTCTTATTATACTTCAGTGGCCAGGCTAGAACACTGGGCTTCTTCTCATCATATACGTTGTGAAGTGGGAATTCCTACCGGATGCTTCAGATTTATACATCCGGTAAAACATCTGGTACCTTGTTCaatggtttccactagttaccaaaGCCACAAAATCAAAATTGGTTTCgacataaggttagcagtgtggttaaggttaaacCCACATTTctgagaaattgtagaaataggttccgtgtggctcagttggtagagcatggcgcttgtaacGTCAGGGTTGTGcattcgattcccacgggggaaccgtacaaaaatgtatgcattcACTACGGTAtatgagtgtctgctaaatgaggtAAAATGTACAAAAgaggcggggtttatgactttgtagCTGTTGTAACTAGTGACGACCTTGTTCTATCTGTGGTGGAACGTTGCGGACACCAGAAAGTGCAGCGTTTTATGACGTCACAAAGGAAGCGAGAATTTCAAGAAAGTACAAAGTAATTGGCCTTTGCTATGTTGTTCTCATATACAAAGACTAGGCTACTAGCAGCTCAAAACAGTAGCTAGCTTGTTGGTTGCAACAGTAAGTAGAGTTTGCTGCCTGTAATATAATCCTATAACGAGCTATGCTTATGTCTTGAGCGGGTTGGGAGCAACATGAATGCTAATGTCATATTGAAGGGTTAGCTGACCACGTCACGAAAACGTTGCTTCAATGGGGCAGAACTCCTTGTGTTTTGATTCTGAATGTCCAACTAGCTAACAATGACTAGAAGCTGCCGTGTGGGGAATCGTTTCATATCGTTTTATTCGTTTCTTGATAGAATGTCGTTTTTTGAGGTGTTTTAACTGTTGCCACGTCATCTATGCTATAATGGCTAaattatgctagctagctaaccaacaactgtaacgatgtatttgagagacaggTTCTCATTTTgcagcaaatgtatttatgtattcaATAGACATTGAAGACGAAATATAGTTTTACATGTTATCAACAATTTAAGACACCCCGGTTTGTTTTGCCCTGGTTGTGTGAGCGTCGGTTTTGTtactaaacaaccaacccgtctatagGCCAATTATTACTGGTAGGTTGACCGTTAGAAACGTATGCAGTTACATTTATTGTTCATGCAGACCTGTGGTTTCTTCAATTACCCGATGATTGGTCAAATTGGATTGGTCatattcacatggttagcagatgttattgcgagtgtagcgaaatctaacaagtaatctctAACAATTACAAAACAAAAGCCTAATACCCACACATGTaactaaaggaatggaataagaatgtaTACAAATatggatgagtaatgtcagatcggcataggctaagatgcaatagatgagtaatgcaagatatgtaaacattgttaaagtggcattattaaagtgactagtgttccatttattaaagtggccaatgatttcaattctgtatataggcagcagcctctctgcgctagtgatggctgtttaacagtctgatggccttgagatggaagctgtttttcagtcacggtcccagctttgatacacctgtactgacctcgccttctggatgatagcggggtgaacaggcagtggctcgggtggttcttgtccttgatgatctttttggccttcctgtgacttaTAATGTTGCATGGTTTATTAATATGATCACTGCTTGGTATAGCTCTCTAAGGGTGATGCTCAATAAAACCTGCTCTTTTCCCCACAGAATTCAAACGAAGAAGCACTCTAGTCAACAAGATGAAGAGCACACCTGGGGAAAAGCAACACAATACAACCAAGCGGACTAAACACCATCCAGACCCCATCAAAACAGAGTGTGGAACACAGTCAGATGATGTTGACTGCAATAGAGAAGAACCAGACATTAGCCAATCACCCTACATTACTAAAGGGGTATGTGTCAGCTCCATCCAAATCAAAGAGGAACCAACAGACTTTGAACAGCAGGGAATGGGAGAGGAACAAAACCGTTCAGTTCCTTCCTTCCAGAAGAAGCACATCAAACATCAAAATACATCCAATCCAATGACCGGGTGTAGCAAGATATCAAGGAGTCCTATGGTGATGCTAACAAGATTGTCTAATGTAAGAAGAGTTAGTGGTCTTTCCCAACATGTGACAGTAACTAGACAATAGTATTTAGACTTTTGCTTCATGCATACTGTGGTTTCTTCGTCTTTCTAATCCATAAGGTGGTGGTTAAGACTCTTCTGCGAGACACTAAAGTgtgtttggtgaaggaggaaaaCCCAGACGAGACAGATGGAGGTAGGGTATAGTTCATACATCCAGTCCACCCTCAACGCTGCATTAGAAATGGATGATGGGATTACTTGAACATCATTTGAACATTAATTTACCAAACTTTGAAATTAATATTGAGCAGAGATATTTACTCAAGCATTTTTTTGTTGAATGAGGAAATGTAGGAAATCATAACTATGTTCTGTTCCCTCTCAACTTTCTCTTTCTACCTTCTTTCCActgctctgtccctcttcctcaaTCTCTTCTCCTCAAATTTTTCCTTGTCCACACTGCACCATCTCCTTCACAGACTGTTACTTCCTGGAGAACCACAT
The genomic region above belongs to Oncorhynchus mykiss isolate Arlee chromosome 3, USDA_OmykA_1.1, whole genome shotgun sequence and contains:
- the LOC110509994 gene encoding gastrula zinc finger protein XlCGF57.1 isoform X2; the encoded protein is MSKHHQDPIKTECGTQSDDVDCNREELDFSQSPYITKGVCISSIQIKEEPTDFEQQGMGEEPNRSVPSFQKKHIKHQNTSNPMTGCSKISRSPMVMLTRLSNVVVKTLLRDTKVCLVKEENTDETDGVSTSQFFPCPHCTISFTDCYFLENHIKTKHPKQYLAMLKSHVSKSKTVYAPTHSCPHCICMFHTPRQLHVHTRQAHPSAPLRKLHPCPYCARSFQYIARLHTHCKVWHKMAVAFIDGYLSCADCGKSFKNSWGLGPHQCHKPEDTKPEDGPVYMNIGMPCSECGKNCSSPRNLRIHMRTHTGEKPYVCKECGKSFSEDSSYRKHMMIHSGVKPFKCQDCGKDFARMGRLRVHMTIHSGEKSFSCSKCDKRFAYKDCLNLHLRTHSGERPFKCTVCGKDFAYRNYLKLHLKIHNNERNYHCGVCGLKFINSAALKTHQRTHTGERPFHCTVCDKTFFRHEHLKNHQRTHTGEKPYTCTECGKSFTQSGDLAKHKRIHTGERPFECSECHRRFICSADLTRHMRIHNNSRPYPCQECDKRFRLANHLKIHMRTHTGERPYSCPRCHRTFSRTHHLTGHLPRCR